Proteins encoded in a region of the Drosophila busckii strain San Diego stock center, stock number 13000-0081.31 chromosome 2L, ASM1175060v1, whole genome shotgun sequence genome:
- the LOC108596465 gene encoding ATP-binding cassette sub-family G member 4 isoform X1: MTDNATQREKNGLELRFSELCYQLKSGTNSKASNLILKDTCGELRAGCLTAIMGPSGAGKSSLLNVLAGFKLKGVSGHILLNGQPRELQAFRKMSSYIAQNHVMLSLLTVEETLRVSATLKLPSDTSSEAKQKILEDILDVLSLHSCRQTLVRDISGGEHKRLSIGIELITNPPIMFFDEPTSGLDSVASYQVMCYLQKLAHDGRIVVCVVHQPSSRLMQLFDDILVLAHGEVLYSGTQQEMLPSFHAAGFSCPQYYNPGDFVLEVGSESSNQRCESLIEQNKLKFMQTKSTFKLIVDEQTALIHMDSSSSADTELLRPKEQVGFGCQLRVLMQRHLVTMARDFIAVQARVFMHVLIALLLGLVYWQIGNDANKIVSNTSCLFFIILFIFSGNAMPSILLCMQDMPVFLREYYNGWYSLRAYYISKLLADMPLQFICPTLFIGIGYFMTGQPPQLERFVMCWSICILTGIIGHFIGVISGSLFKMQLAIFLVPAISIPFLLFSGFFIRLNELSWFLRPICDISFFRYIFEGLIRCIYGYNRGDMACYADFCYYKSSEKFVKDFGMTGDNFSDDLFALLIFLLLLLIAFYLTLHSCIKRAL, translated from the exons ATGACTGATAACGCAACACAAAGAGAAAAGAATGGTCTCGAGTTGCGTTTCAGCGAGCTCTGTTACCAACTGAAGAGCGGCACTAACTCAAAGGCCAGCAATCTGATATTAAAGGATACATGTGGCGAGCTACGAGCGGGCTGTCTTACAGCCATAATGGGTCCTTCCGGTGCCGGCAAGTCGAGCCTTTTAAATGTCCTAGCTGGCTTCAA ATTAAAAGGCGTTAGTGGTCACATACTGCTGAATGGCCAACCACGCGAGCTGCAAGCCTTTCGCAAGATGAGCAGCTATATAGCACAAAACCATGTCATGCTCTCGCTGCTGACAGTGGAGGAAACACTGCGTGTTTCAGCAACTCTAAAGCTGCCCAGCGATACAAGCAGCGAGGCTAAACAGAAAATT CTGGAGGACATTTTGGATGTTTTAAGCCTGCACAGCTGTCGTCAGACCTTGGTGCGCGACATTTCCGGCGGCGAGCATAAGCGTTTGTCCATTGGCATAGAGCTTATAACAAATCCACCCATTATGTTCTTTGATGAGCCCACCAGTGGCCTGGATAGCGTTGCCAGTTATCAGGTCATGTGCTACTTGCAGAAATTGGCACACGATGGACGCATTGTGGTTTGTGTAGTGCATCAGCCCAGCTCGCGACTGATGCAGCTCTTTGATGATATTTTGGTGCTGGCACATGGTGAAGTGCTCTACTCCGGCACACAGCAGGAAATGTTGCCAAGTTTCCATGCAGCAGGCTTTAGTTGTCCGCAGTATTATAATCCAGGCGATTTTG tCCTAGAAGTGGGCAGCGAGTCCAGCAATCAGCGCTGCGAGTCGCTCATCGagcaaaataaactaaagtttatGCAAACCAAAAGCACTTTCAAACTAATTGTGGATGAGCAGA CAGCGCTCATACACATGGACTCCAGTAGTAGCGCTGATACGGAGCTGCTGCGTCCCAAGGAGCAAGTGGGCTTTGGCTGCCAGCTGCGTGTGCTTATGCAGCGTCATCTGGTGACCATGGCCAGAGACTTC ATTGCCGTGCAGGCGCGAGTCTTCATGCATGTGCtgattgctttgctgctgggTTTGGTCTATTGGCAGATTGGCAATGATGCCAACAAGATTGTCAGCAATACCAGCTGTCTCTTTTTCATTATACTCTTTATCTTCTCCGGCAATGCGATGCCATCgattttgctttgcatgcagGACATGCCCGTATTTCTACGTGAATATTATAACGGCTGGTATTCGCTTAGGGCTTACTATATATCCAAACTGTTGGCGGATATGCCTTTGCAGTTCATCTGTCCCACTTTATTCATAGGCATTGGCTACTTTATGACCGGACAGCCGCCGCAGTTGGAGCGCTTTGTTATGTGCTGgagcatttgcatattgacCGGCATCATTGGACATTTCATAGGCGTTATCAGTGGCTCGCTGTTTAAAATGCAGCTGGCCATATTCCTGGTGCCCGCCATATCGATACCATTTCTACTTTTCTCCGGCTTCTTTATACGACTCAACGAGCTGTCTTGGTTCCTGCGTCCCATATGCGATATATCCTTCTTTCGCTATATATTCGAGGGTCTGATACGTTGTATATATGGCTATAATCGTGGCGATATGGCTTGTTATGCtgacttttgttattataagtCTTCCGAAAAGTTTGTAAAGGATTTTGGCATGACGGGTGATAATTTCAGCGAcgatttgtttgccttgcttatatttttattgttgcttttaattgctttttatttaacattgcATTCCTGCATTAAACGCGCTCTCTAA
- the LOC108597357 gene encoding uncharacterized protein LOC108597357 has translation MSSSCVQQQQNDDADLLDQLDDSDNEMSDTVELAEEEEDKERQLLIEPTFSFSNSQTCWVCNGYYGPNFGEPLCGACHAFLYNAQRAEELLTELSDDEDSGNDEPPFKDKQEDDETENDADIMGFEDLEDAAPAAPQQQLQQQQQQQQPPPPVNNEPELEQDQQQPVPPAEPVPELPARRDTPERDYERERALNPFLLPIKRPRPAAPLALPHYMQELDEGRARAHEYNGNDADQAEKQITQLIPVEVMLKIFAYLDDISLWMASEVCKQWQDIIAKNTAQSMWKAYIKQRWPLYESLADQPDYYKLYGALMCSCFCRICLIELGSQSPPALEQVNVMRNNVLRGEAHLLHSYEAEGISAIPLDRQNNYWQATILGPPGSPYEGGKFFLFIYFPERYPMAPPTVRFLTKILHPNVSRHGDVGIDIFQQQNWSLALNVAKVLLSVQSLLTDAYTEVCMEPVLGYMYEHEPQRYEQLVRAWTWKYAMLELMSPH, from the exons ATGTCTAGCAGCtgcgtgcagcagcagcaaaatgatGATGCCGATTTGCTGGATCAACTGGATGACAGCGACAACGAAATGAGCGACACAGTCGAATTGGCAGAAGAAGAGGAAGACAAAGAGCGGCAGCTGCTAATAGAGCCAACATTTAGTTTTTCG AACAGCCAGACATGCTGGGTATGCAATGGCTACTATGGCCCCAATTTTGGTGAGCCGCTTTGTGGTGCCTGCCACGCCTTTCTCTATAATGCACAAAGGGCGGAGGAGCTGTTGACGGAGCTGTCGGATGACGAGGACTCGGGCAATGATGAGCCGCCGTTTAAGGACAAGCAAGAGGATGATGAAACTGAAAACGATGCGGATATTATGGGCTTTGAGGATTTGGAAGATGCAGCGCCTGCGgcgccacaacagcaactgcagcaacaacaacagcagcagcagccgccgccgccagtgAACAATGAACCAGAGTTGGAGCaggatcagcagcagccagtacCACCAGCAGAGCCGGTGCCAGAACTGCCAGCACGTCGTGATACACCTGAACGGGATTATGAACGTGAGCGAGCCTTGAATCCATTTTTATTGCCTATCAAGCGCCCACGGCCAGCAGCGCCCTTGGCACTTCCACATTATATGCAGGAGCTAGATGAAGGACGCGCACGTGCACATGAATATAATGGGAACGATGCGGATCAGGCTGAAAAGCAGATAACACAGCTCATACCTGTAGAGGTTatgctcaaaatatttgcctaTCTGGATGACATTTCTCTGTGGATGGCCAGCGAAGTGTGCAAGCAGTGGCAGGACATTATAGCCAAGAATACAGCACAAAGCATGTGGAAAGCATACATTAAACAACGCTGGCCGTTGTATGAGAGTTTGGCGGATCAACCAgattattataaactttatggCGCCTTGatgtgcagctgcttttgtcgCATTTGTCTCATCGAGCTGGGCAGTCAATCACCGCCAGCGTTGGAGCAAGTGAATGTTATGCGCAATAATGTGCTGCGTGGTGAGGCACATCTGCTGCACAGCTACGAGGCGGAGGGTATCTCAGCCATACCCTTGGATCGGCAGAATAATTACTGGCAAGCTACCATACTGGGTCCACCGGGTAGTCCCTATGAAGGTGGCAAATTCTTTCTGTTTATCTACTTTCCGGAGCGTTATCCCATGGCTCCGCCTACAGTCCGCTTTCTGACCAAAATTCTACACCCGAATGTGTCGCGTCATGGTGATGTAGGCATTGATATATTCCAGCAACAGAATTGGTCGCTGGCACTAAACGTGGCTAAAGTACTGCTCTCTGTGCAGAGTTTGCTCACCGATGCCTACACTGAGGTTTGCATGGAACCTGTTTTGGGTTATATGTACGAGCATGAGCCTCAGCGCTATGAGCAGTTGGTGCGGGCCTGGACCTGGAAGTATGCCATGCTAGAGCTCATGTCACCGCACTGA
- the LOC108597362 gene encoding protein FAM32A, which produces MSDAYASVAKGKLKLKVDSELKKKKKKKNKNKDKDHEKEALQKSYAEQQLNETPQPSGSYERKLTKAELATKKQQEKMRNKRIMDKAQTTHKQRVEKFNEHLDTLTEHFDIPKVSWTK; this is translated from the coding sequence ATGTCGGATGCGTATGCAAGTGTGGCTAAAGGCAAACTAAAGCTTAAGGTAGACAGCGAgctaaagaaaaagaagaagaagaaaaacaagaacaaagaCAAGGATCACGAGAAAGAAGCGCTGCAAAAGTCCTATGCAGAGCAACAACTAAACGAAACTCCTCAACCAAGTGGCAGCTATGAACGCAAATTGACCAAAGCGGAGTTGGCAACCAAGAAACAGCAGGAGAAGATGCGTAACAAGCGTATAATGGATAAAGCGCAGACAACACATAAGCAGCGTGTGGAAAAGTTTAACGAGCATCTGGACACATTAACCGAACACTTTGATATACCCAAGGTGTCCTGGACGAAATAA
- the LOC108600785 gene encoding cell division cycle protein 23 homolog — MQEFISVQLPDVKRELRRGIIECSKRGLLHSTKWLAELHHGLSDVEIDNAPPDDDHSFSECQLEGIAPSEYSDYFLAKSYYDVREYDRAAHAVRNCESSVPRFLHLYSTYMAKEKRRLDSTTDQANLNEPNQMRDLADLLATLRAAYGRSRLDGYGIYLYGVVLKALNLNQAAEQMLVNAIRLVPMLWSAYLELSPLIMEKKKLLSLQLGTHWMRHFFMAHTYLELYLNDDGLKIYEDLQTAGFSKSIYLTAQMALVYHNKRDVDKAIELFQALLENDPCRLDNVDTYSNLLFVKEMKTEMAQLAHKAVSINKYRPETCCVIGNYYSIRCDHQVAISYFQRALKLNPKYLAAWTLMGHEFMELKNTNAAIQSYRKAVEVNKRDYRAWYGLGQAYEIIKMHYYSLYYFKIAHQLRPYDSRMLVALGETYEKLDKCENAVKCYFKACDVGDIEGIAMYKLANLHEKLGDQETAVHCYLMYCADERAATDKQSLYQGFMTLANYYEKKGDYEQSAYYAYKCLDSDERRTEAKALLKTIDWKRNAEWQKKSKTNATTVANADTSSEDDMECDQLDVRVRVPFSSISDAAKGNSAPVASSTASTTTLAANVEETTATSSCSTSSSTTTTTTTTTPNTADEETAAPAAAAAAAAAGAVAVATPAAAEAAAESTATANNDGSSMDISSVSID, encoded by the exons ATGCAGGAGTTCATTAGCGTGCAGCTGCCGGATGTAAAGCGTGAGTTGCGTCGCGGCATTATTGAGTGTTCCAAACGTGGACTCTTACATAGCACCAAATGGTTGGCGGAGCTGCATCATGGCCTAAGCGATGTAGAGATAGACAATGCACCGCCAGATGATGATCATTCCTTCAGCGAGTGTCAACTGGAGGGCATAGCGCCGTCGGAGTACAGTGATTACTTTCTGGCCAAGAGCTATTATGATGTGCGGGAATACGACAGAGCAGCGCATGCGGTAAGGAATTGTGAATCCAGCGTGCCGCGTTTTTTGCATCTCTACTCTACGTATATGGCCAAGGAGAAGCGACGTCTTGACTCTACAACAGATCAAGCGAATCTCAATGAGCCAAATCAAATGCGAGATTTGGCGGACTTATTGGCAACACTGCGTGCTGCCTACGGACGCAGTCGGCTTGATGGCtatggcatttatttatacggCGTTGTACTCAAAGCGTTGAATCTCAATCAGGCTGCAGAACAGATGCTAGTGAATGCCATACGCTTGGTGCCCATGCTATGGAGCGCGTATCTTGAGTTGTCACCGCTGATTATggagaagaagaagctgctGAGCTTGCAGCTGGGAACGCACTGGATGCGACACTTTTTCATGGCGCATACTTACCTAGAGCTGTATTTAAATGATGATGGCTTAAAGATTTATGAGGATTTGCAAACGGCGGGCTTTAGCAAGAGTATATATCTGACTGCGCAAATGGCGCTGGTCTATCACAATAAAAGAG ATGTGGATAAGGCAATAGAGCTGTTTCAGGCGCTGCTGGAAAACGATCCTTGTAGGCTAGACAATGTGGACACCTACTCCAATTTGCTGTTTGTCAAGGAAATGAAAACAGAGATGGCCCAGCTGGCGCACAAAGCGGtcagcattaataaatatagacCAGAAACTTGTTGTGTTATAG GAAACTATTACAGCATACGCTGTGATCATCAAGTGGCCATTAGCTACTTTCAGCGTGCACTCAAGCTGAATCCCAAGTACCTGGCCGCTTGGACCTTGATGGGTCATGAGTTTATGGAGCTCAAGAATACAAATGCTGCCATACAAAGTTATCGCAAAGCAGTGGAAGTTAATAAGCGCGACTATCGCGCCTGGTATGGTCTGGGACAGGCCTACGAGATTATCAAAATGCattattatagtttatattattttaaaattgcacaTCAGCTGCGGCCGTATGACTCGCGCATGTTGGTGGCGCTGGGCGAAACCTACGAGAAGCTGGACAAGTGTGAAAACGCTGTCAAGTGCTATTTCAAAGCCTGCGATGTGGGTGACATTGAAGGCATAGCCATGTACAAGCTGGCCAATCTGCACGAGAAGCTGGGCGATCAGGAGACGGCGGTGCATTGCTATCTTATGTATTGCGCAGATGAGCGTGCAGCAACGGATAAACAGAGCTTATATCAAGGATTTATGACGCTGGCGAATTACTATGAAAAGAAAGGCGACTATGAGCAGTCAGCGTATTATGCCTACAAGTGTTTGGACTCCGATGAG CGCCGCACGGAAGCAAAGGCTTTGCTCAAAACCATTGACTGGAAACGCAATGCAGAGTGGCAAAAGAAATCGAAAACTAACGCTACTACAGTGGCCAATGCAGACACCAGCAGCGAGGATGATATGGAATGTGATCAGCTGGATGTGCGCGTGCGTGTGCCCTTTAGCAGCATTAGCGATGCAGCCAAGGGTAACTCCGCGCCTGTGGCCAGCAGCACAGCTTCTACCACAACGCTGGCGGCAAATGTGGAGGAAACAACCGCCACAAGCAgttgcagcaccagcagcagcaccacgaCGACGACCACCACCACTACGCCCAATACAGCTGATGAAGAGacagctgcgccagctgctgctgctgctgctgctgctgctggagctgttgcagttgctacacctgcagcggcagaggcagcTGCAGAGTCAACAGCAACTGCGAACAATGATGGCAGTTCCATGGATATATCTAGCGTATCTATTGATTAG
- the LOC108600085 gene encoding elongator complex protein 3 produces the protein MKPKKKLAVGLSREERQVLVTGEIIQELLKAHEAKRDVNLNRMKSLISSKYGLDSSPKLVDIIAAVPQDAKKILLPKLRAKPIRTASGIAVVAVMCKPHRCPHINFTGNICVYCPGGPDSDFEYSTQSYTGYEPTSMRAIRARYDPFLQTRHRVEQLKQLGHSVDKVEFIVMGGTFMALPEDYRDYFIRNLHDALSGHSSANVAEAVRYSEKSRTKCIGITIETRPDYCLKRHITDMLNYGCTRLEIGVQSVYEDVARDTNRGHTVQAVCETFKMGKDAGYKIVTHMMPDLPNVDFERDIEQFIEYFENPAFRSDGLKIYPTLVIRGTGLYELWKTGRYKSYPPSMLVDLVAKILALVPPWTRVYRVQRDIPMPLVSSGVEHGNLRELALARMKDLGTTCRDVRTREVGIQEIHNKVRPYEIELIRRDYVANGGWETFLSYEDPEQDILVGLLRLRQCSADTFRPELQGKCSIVRELHVYGSVVPVSSRDPTKFQHQGFGMLLMEEAERIATQEHGSTKIAVISGVGTRNYYRKLGYELDGPYMSKKLDIMSST, from the exons ATGAAACCAAAAAAGAAGCTGG CTGTGGGCCTTAGTCGCGAGGAGCGCCAGGTGCTGGTTACGGGCGAAATCATACAAGAACTGCTGAAAGCGCACGAAGCCAAGAGAGATGTGAATTTAAATCGCATGAAATCGCTTATTTCTTCGAAATATGGACTCGACAGCTCACCGAAACTGGTTGATATTATAGCAGCTGTGCCACAGGATGCAAAGAAGATACTGCTACCAAAATTGAGGGCCAAGCCCATAAGAACAGCAAGCGGC ATAGCCGTGGTAGCTGTGATGTGTAAGCCACATCGTTGTCCACATATTAATTTTACCGGCAATATATGCGTGTACTGTCCAGGCGGACCAGACAGTGACTTTGAGTACTCGACGCAGTCATATACGGGCTATGAGCCCACCTCAATGAGAGCTATACGCGCACGCTATGATCCTTTCCTACAGACACGACATCGTGTggagcagctaaagcagctgGGACACTCTGTGGACaaagttgaatttattgtCATGGGTGGCACTTTTATGGCGCTGCCAGAGGACTATCGAGACTACTTTATAAGGAACCTGCATGATGCTTTGTCGGGACACAGCAGCGCCAATGTGGCCGAGGCAGTACGCTACTCTGAAAAGTCACGCACCAAGTGCATTGGCATTACCATTGAAACACGTCCGGATTACTGCTTAAAGCGTCACATCACGGATATGTTGAACTATGGCTGTACACGCCTAGAGATTGGCGTGCAGTCTGTCTACGAAGATGTGGCTAGGGATACGAATCGTGGACACACAGTGCAGGCAGTATGTGAGACATTCAAAATGGGCAAGGATGCAGGCTATAAAATTGTAACGCACATGATGCCAGATCTGCCCAATGTGGACTTTGAGCGTGACATCGAGCAGTTTATTGAATACTTTGAGAATCCCGCTTTTCGTTCCGATGGCTTGAAAATCTATCCCACGCTGGTCATACGAGGCACTGGTCTTTATGAACTCTGGAAGACAGGTCGCTATAAGTCCTATCCGCCATCAATGCTAGTAGATTTGGTGGCCAAAATACTGGCACTAGTGCCGCCATGGACGCGTGTATATAGGGTGCAGCGCGATATACCCATGCCGCTGGTCAG CTCTGGTGTGGAGCATGGTAATCTACGTGAATTGGCGCTGGCACGCATGAAAGATCTGGGCACGACTTGTCGAGATGTGCGAACTCGTGAGGTTGGCATCCAGGAAATACACAACAAAGTGCGTCCCTATGAGATCGAGCTTATACGCCGTGATTATGTTGCCAATGGTGGCTGGGAAACATTTTTATCCTACGAGGATCCCGAGCAGGATATACTTGTGGGACTGTTGCGTCTGCGTCAGTGTTCTGCTGACACGTTCCGGCCAGAGCTGCAAGGCAAATGCTCCATTGTACGCGAACTGCATGTCTATGGGTCAGTTGTGCCTGTTAGCTCCAGAGATCCCACCAAGTTTCAGCATCAGGGCTTTGGTATGCTGCTCATGGAGGAGGCGGAACGTATTGCTACGCAAGAGCACGGCAGCACCAAGATAGCCGTTATCTCTGGCGTTGGCACACGCAATTATTATCGCAAACTGGGCTACGAGCTGGATGGACCTTATATGTCCAAGAAGCTGGATATAATGTCCTCAACCTAA
- the LOC108596465 gene encoding ATP-binding cassette sub-family G member 4 isoform X2, protein MTDNATQREKNGLELRFSELCYQLKSGTNSKASNLILKDTCGELRAGCLTAIMGPSGAGKSSLLNVLAGFKLKGVSGHILLNGQPRELQAFRKMSSYIAQNHVMLSLLTVEETLRVSATLKLPSDTSSEAKQKILEDILDVLSLHSCRQTLVRDISGGEHKRLSIGIELITNPPIMFFDEPTSGLDSVASYQVMCYLQKLAHDGRIVVCVVHQPSSRLMQLFDDILVLAHGEVLYSGTQQEMLPSFHAAGFSCPQYYNPGDFVLEVGSESSNQRCESLIEQNKLKFMQTKSTFKLIVDEQTLIHMDSSSSADTELLRPKEQVGFGCQLRVLMQRHLVTMARDFIAVQARVFMHVLIALLLGLVYWQIGNDANKIVSNTSCLFFIILFIFSGNAMPSILLCMQDMPVFLREYYNGWYSLRAYYISKLLADMPLQFICPTLFIGIGYFMTGQPPQLERFVMCWSICILTGIIGHFIGVISGSLFKMQLAIFLVPAISIPFLLFSGFFIRLNELSWFLRPICDISFFRYIFEGLIRCIYGYNRGDMACYADFCYYKSSEKFVKDFGMTGDNFSDDLFALLIFLLLLLIAFYLTLHSCIKRAL, encoded by the exons ATGACTGATAACGCAACACAAAGAGAAAAGAATGGTCTCGAGTTGCGTTTCAGCGAGCTCTGTTACCAACTGAAGAGCGGCACTAACTCAAAGGCCAGCAATCTGATATTAAAGGATACATGTGGCGAGCTACGAGCGGGCTGTCTTACAGCCATAATGGGTCCTTCCGGTGCCGGCAAGTCGAGCCTTTTAAATGTCCTAGCTGGCTTCAA ATTAAAAGGCGTTAGTGGTCACATACTGCTGAATGGCCAACCACGCGAGCTGCAAGCCTTTCGCAAGATGAGCAGCTATATAGCACAAAACCATGTCATGCTCTCGCTGCTGACAGTGGAGGAAACACTGCGTGTTTCAGCAACTCTAAAGCTGCCCAGCGATACAAGCAGCGAGGCTAAACAGAAAATT CTGGAGGACATTTTGGATGTTTTAAGCCTGCACAGCTGTCGTCAGACCTTGGTGCGCGACATTTCCGGCGGCGAGCATAAGCGTTTGTCCATTGGCATAGAGCTTATAACAAATCCACCCATTATGTTCTTTGATGAGCCCACCAGTGGCCTGGATAGCGTTGCCAGTTATCAGGTCATGTGCTACTTGCAGAAATTGGCACACGATGGACGCATTGTGGTTTGTGTAGTGCATCAGCCCAGCTCGCGACTGATGCAGCTCTTTGATGATATTTTGGTGCTGGCACATGGTGAAGTGCTCTACTCCGGCACACAGCAGGAAATGTTGCCAAGTTTCCATGCAGCAGGCTTTAGTTGTCCGCAGTATTATAATCCAGGCGATTTTG tCCTAGAAGTGGGCAGCGAGTCCAGCAATCAGCGCTGCGAGTCGCTCATCGagcaaaataaactaaagtttatGCAAACCAAAAGCACTTTCAAACTAATTGTGGATGAGCAGA CGCTCATACACATGGACTCCAGTAGTAGCGCTGATACGGAGCTGCTGCGTCCCAAGGAGCAAGTGGGCTTTGGCTGCCAGCTGCGTGTGCTTATGCAGCGTCATCTGGTGACCATGGCCAGAGACTTC ATTGCCGTGCAGGCGCGAGTCTTCATGCATGTGCtgattgctttgctgctgggTTTGGTCTATTGGCAGATTGGCAATGATGCCAACAAGATTGTCAGCAATACCAGCTGTCTCTTTTTCATTATACTCTTTATCTTCTCCGGCAATGCGATGCCATCgattttgctttgcatgcagGACATGCCCGTATTTCTACGTGAATATTATAACGGCTGGTATTCGCTTAGGGCTTACTATATATCCAAACTGTTGGCGGATATGCCTTTGCAGTTCATCTGTCCCACTTTATTCATAGGCATTGGCTACTTTATGACCGGACAGCCGCCGCAGTTGGAGCGCTTTGTTATGTGCTGgagcatttgcatattgacCGGCATCATTGGACATTTCATAGGCGTTATCAGTGGCTCGCTGTTTAAAATGCAGCTGGCCATATTCCTGGTGCCCGCCATATCGATACCATTTCTACTTTTCTCCGGCTTCTTTATACGACTCAACGAGCTGTCTTGGTTCCTGCGTCCCATATGCGATATATCCTTCTTTCGCTATATATTCGAGGGTCTGATACGTTGTATATATGGCTATAATCGTGGCGATATGGCTTGTTATGCtgacttttgttattataagtCTTCCGAAAAGTTTGTAAAGGATTTTGGCATGACGGGTGATAATTTCAGCGAcgatttgtttgccttgcttatatttttattgttgcttttaattgctttttatttaacattgcATTCCTGCATTAAACGCGCTCTCTAA